In the Flavisolibacter tropicus genome, one interval contains:
- a CDS encoding SusC/RagA family TonB-linked outer membrane protein codes for MRRLICLGVSLLVLLFFAPEISAQTRTITGTVSSADGKALQGVTVTVRNTTRMAMTGEAGNYSISASSGESLLFTYVGYKNETVVVGSSNIINVTMAPGAGTMDEVVVIGYGTQKKGNVTGSVVNVNMEALENRPIADAGRGLQGVVPGLSVRVPSGEVGSDPLMRIRGFIGSVQGSGEPLILVDNVEVPSIQMVNPNDIESITVLKDAASSSIYGAKAAFGVILITTKKGSKTEGVNLAYSNNFSWQMPFKEIEIAGIDGLQYTLDAHKNMKQSGPAGGFWRISDESLAKAREWQEKYGNSVKWNDPVVYGRDWYFDGTDKYGVRIFDPVKAMVKDRAFTQNHNISLNGRSKGTKYNASFGYLGQEGMMKPAQYDDFTRYTGNLGLSTKVTDAVTIRGSILFSDRTKRYPNSTTGFTADPWLYLYRWSRLFPTGALENGEFVRDPYWDTKNAHTATLGQRYNNLNLGTTIDIMKNWSLVADYTYDTRYEIQSSSLPSITAREPWYTPVAWKDASGNQIYVDDAGNITESGGVAAYRFPLVNYITKEQSNIYKYTWEAQRHTVNAYSTYNLNLNSANQFKFTLGTNLVANKWNNHWSRKTNLLDNEKPEFNFAVGTETTGGNRNWDGQVGYFGRVNYAFDNKYLLEGNLRYDATSKFPEHLRWRWYPSFSAGWVLSNEDFMDFVKPVMSYAKFRGSWGSIGDQSVPNNLYLPSMTIGKNSWLNSAGEQFFQLSTPDAISAGITWQDIVTLNLGADLRFLNNKFGVSFDWFERQTKNMIISGEALPATYGTSAPQGNFGNLRTRGWEVALDFKHRFQNGLGINVTANVSDAVTDITKAADWNTPYENRIIDNTFTTGKRYGDVYGYVTDRLYQKGDFVYDASGNFVQETIIWQGTAKRTNKLAGNNPVYQTYFEDGNQILLIAPGDVKFVDVNGDGYITPGKGTFGDPGDRVVIGNVLPRYEYGGRIDLNYKSFDLSIMGQGVGKRAMWGAGQLAIPGYHVKDGAMPQAIAEDYWREDRTDAFYPRAWNLNGANSGFVMVPQTRYMLNMAYFRIKNITFGYNVSPKVLDRVRLKQARVYVSLENMITFDKLRGLPIDPEAISGYSMLAGNYNLGRTGTSNPTFKIASVGLNISL; via the coding sequence ATGAGAAGACTTATCTGTTTAGGAGTATCTCTACTGGTATTGTTATTTTTTGCGCCGGAGATATCGGCACAAACAAGAACGATAACCGGTACTGTATCGTCTGCCGATGGCAAAGCTTTACAAGGAGTAACCGTTACTGTTAGGAATACAACAAGAATGGCTATGACCGGTGAAGCTGGTAATTATTCTATTAGCGCCAGTTCTGGTGAATCCCTTTTATTTACATATGTGGGATATAAAAACGAGACTGTGGTTGTCGGTAGCTCAAACATAATTAATGTGACAATGGCTCCGGGAGCAGGTACCATGGATGAAGTAGTTGTTATTGGTTATGGTACCCAAAAGAAAGGGAATGTAACCGGCTCCGTTGTGAATGTAAATATGGAGGCTCTTGAGAACAGGCCAATTGCTGATGCCGGACGTGGTCTGCAAGGTGTGGTTCCTGGTCTTTCCGTAAGAGTGCCTAGTGGAGAGGTAGGTTCTGATCCGCTTATGCGAATCCGTGGCTTTATCGGTTCTGTACAAGGATCTGGTGAACCGTTGATTTTAGTAGATAACGTGGAAGTGCCCAGCATTCAAATGGTAAATCCCAACGACATTGAATCCATTACTGTTTTAAAAGATGCTGCTTCCAGTTCTATCTATGGTGCTAAGGCAGCGTTTGGTGTAATATTAATTACAACCAAGAAGGGTTCTAAGACAGAGGGCGTTAACCTTGCCTACTCCAATAACTTTTCTTGGCAGATGCCTTTTAAAGAAATTGAAATAGCCGGTATCGATGGCTTGCAATACACCTTGGACGCACATAAAAACATGAAGCAAAGCGGCCCTGCGGGTGGTTTCTGGCGTATCAGCGATGAAAGCCTGGCTAAAGCAAGAGAGTGGCAGGAGAAATACGGCAACAGCGTGAAATGGAATGATCCGGTTGTTTATGGCCGTGACTGGTATTTCGACGGAACAGATAAATATGGTGTTCGAATTTTTGATCCGGTAAAAGCCATGGTGAAAGATCGTGCGTTTACCCAAAACCACAATATATCGTTAAACGGACGATCAAAAGGAACAAAATACAATGCCAGCTTCGGCTACTTGGGTCAGGAAGGCATGATGAAGCCAGCACAGTATGATGACTTTACCCGCTATACTGGTAACCTAGGTCTTTCTACCAAGGTAACAGATGCCGTTACTATTAGAGGTAGCATATTATTCTCTGATCGCACAAAGCGCTATCCTAATTCTACCACCGGCTTTACAGCAGATCCATGGTTATATCTTTATCGCTGGAGCCGCTTGTTCCCAACCGGCGCATTGGAGAATGGAGAGTTTGTGCGTGACCCCTATTGGGATACCAAAAATGCACATACAGCCACACTTGGGCAGCGATATAACAATCTGAATCTTGGAACTACCATCGACATCATGAAAAACTGGAGTTTGGTAGCAGATTATACATATGACACCCGCTATGAAATTCAAAGTTCCTCTCTTCCATCTATTACGGCCCGTGAGCCATGGTATACACCAGTAGCTTGGAAAGATGCAAGTGGTAACCAGATTTATGTAGATGATGCAGGTAACATTACAGAGAGCGGTGGGGTAGCCGCTTACAGATTCCCACTGGTGAACTATATTACTAAAGAGCAAAGTAATATCTATAAATACACATGGGAAGCACAACGGCATACAGTGAATGCTTACTCTACGTATAATCTGAATTTAAATAGCGCGAACCAGTTTAAGTTTACTTTAGGTACCAATCTGGTGGCTAATAAATGGAACAACCACTGGAGTAGAAAAACCAATTTACTTGATAACGAAAAACCGGAATTCAACTTTGCTGTAGGAACCGAAACAACGGGTGGAAACAGGAACTGGGATGGACAGGTTGGTTATTTTGGAAGAGTTAACTATGCTTTTGATAATAAATACTTGTTAGAAGGAAACCTTCGCTACGATGCCACCTCTAAATTCCCTGAGCATCTGCGTTGGAGATGGTACCCCTCTTTTTCTGCAGGATGGGTATTGTCGAACGAAGACTTCATGGATTTCGTGAAGCCGGTTATGAGCTATGCCAAATTCCGTGGTTCATGGGGATCAATTGGAGATCAGTCAGTTCCTAACAACCTTTACCTTCCTTCAATGACAATTGGTAAAAACTCCTGGTTGAACAGTGCAGGAGAACAGTTTTTCCAATTAAGTACACCGGATGCCATTTCAGCAGGGATTACCTGGCAGGATATTGTCACGCTGAACTTAGGTGCTGATCTGCGTTTCTTGAATAATAAGTTTGGGGTATCCTTTGACTGGTTTGAAAGACAAACCAAGAATATGATCATCTCTGGTGAGGCGCTTCCTGCTACTTACGGTACCTCTGCTCCGCAAGGCAATTTTGGTAACTTAAGAACGAGAGGTTGGGAAGTGGCATTAGACTTCAAACACCGTTTTCAAAATGGATTGGGTATCAATGTAACTGCCAACGTATCTGATGCGGTAACCGATATTACCAAAGCAGCTGATTGGAATACGCCGTACGAAAACAGGATAATCGATAATACGTTTACTACTGGCAAAAGATATGGTGATGTGTATGGTTATGTAACTGACCGCTTATACCAAAAGGGCGACTTCGTATATGATGCCAGTGGCAACTTCGTGCAGGAAACCATTATCTGGCAGGGCACTGCAAAACGCACCAACAAGTTAGCCGGTAACAACCCTGTTTACCAAACCTATTTTGAAGATGGCAACCAGATATTGTTGATCGCTCCCGGCGATGTAAAGTTTGTAGACGTGAATGGAGATGGCTACATCACACCTGGTAAGGGAACTTTTGGTGATCCAGGCGACAGGGTAGTTATTGGTAACGTATTACCTCGATATGAATATGGCGGACGCATTGACCTGAATTATAAATCATTCGACCTATCCATCATGGGTCAGGGTGTAGGCAAAAGAGCTATGTGGGGAGCTGGCCAACTGGCAATTCCCGGATATCACGTAAAAGATGGTGCTATGCCACAGGCTATTGCTGAAGATTACTGGAGAGAAGACCGTACAGATGCTTTTTATCCAAGAGCATGGAACTTAAACGGTGCGAACTCCGGCTTTGTAATGGTGCCGCAAACACGCTACATGTTGAATATGGCGTACTTCAGAATCAAGAACATCACTTTTGGATATAATGTTTCGCCAAAGGTTTTGGACCGGGTACGCTTGAAACAAGCGCGCGTGTATGTATCACTGGAGAACATGATCACGTTTGATAAATTACGCGGTCTGCCTATTGATCCAGAAGCTATTTCCGGCTACTCTATGCTGGCAGGTAACTACAACCTGGGCCGCACCGGTACAAGTAACCCAACCTTTAAAATTGCTTCTGTTGGGCTGAACATTTCATTATAA
- a CDS encoding RagB/SusD family nutrient uptake outer membrane protein, with translation MKYIYSFIIACIITTGFGCKKILDRPPLTELNDETAWTSEGNLKLYANKYYPSFFPGYGLGFDYTESALMGYQFSDDVFLLGNQSNFTRAVPNSSIWSMSQIRSINIMLDRIESRMKEILSSEAYNHWVGIGRFFRGLEYADLATRFGDVPYYDHVPSDVDKDDLYKPRTPRNDVMNAVYEDLKFALSNVRLNDGDQYVNRYVVAGFTSRVALREGAWQKYYYHNNEQARKFFQLAEEAANMIISSGKYDIVTDFRTLFTSNTLAGNKDVVFYRHYDPAVNILHAVASNNNLSESVAFGPTTDLIKSFICVDGNAWQNSTEAAANDFTLSKMIQTRDSRFEATFYTTKPTNKNRASYWYINKFLPRSVAATVEAGGAPPAEFTSSKNQTDYPVFRYAEALLNWVEAKAELGTASQGDIDKSINKIRNRPLAQEAIDKGVKKTASLNLATLPNDPKRDPGVDALLWEIRRERRMEFAFEYGRYEDLKRWGKLAYMDTDANKDLLSGGWVNFPTELPGELVDAKKGQIGVVTMAGTVVNYDGANGAQMKGFFRSPTTNGRLPFLNLGNVNPYLSPVGRVQMDDYKAKGYVLQQTAGWPQE, from the coding sequence ATGAAATATATATATTCCTTTATAATAGCGTGTATTATCACAACCGGTTTTGGTTGTAAGAAGATACTGGACAGACCCCCGCTTACCGAGCTGAATGATGAAACGGCCTGGACAAGTGAAGGCAATCTGAAACTCTATGCCAATAAATATTATCCCTCTTTTTTCCCGGGTTATGGATTAGGCTTTGATTATACCGAGTCAGCCCTGATGGGGTATCAGTTTAGCGATGATGTTTTCTTATTGGGCAACCAAAGCAACTTCACTCGTGCTGTACCAAACAGCAGTATTTGGAGCATGTCGCAGATTCGCTCTATCAATATCATGCTGGATAGAATAGAGAGCAGAATGAAAGAGATCTTATCTTCTGAGGCTTATAATCATTGGGTAGGTATTGGCCGCTTTTTCAGAGGGTTAGAATATGCCGATCTGGCTACTCGTTTTGGTGATGTTCCTTATTACGACCATGTACCAAGCGATGTTGATAAGGATGATTTGTATAAACCTCGTACTCCTCGCAACGATGTAATGAATGCGGTGTATGAAGATTTAAAATTTGCCCTGAGCAATGTACGGCTGAATGATGGTGATCAGTATGTGAACCGCTATGTAGTAGCAGGCTTTACATCCCGGGTAGCGCTGCGTGAAGGCGCCTGGCAGAAGTATTATTACCATAATAACGAGCAGGCAAGAAAGTTCTTCCAACTGGCAGAAGAAGCTGCCAATATGATCATTAGCAGCGGTAAGTATGATATCGTGACCGATTTTAGAACCCTGTTCACTTCTAATACATTAGCAGGTAATAAGGATGTTGTTTTCTACAGGCATTACGATCCAGCGGTAAATATTTTACACGCGGTGGCCTCTAACAACAACCTGTCTGAATCGGTTGCTTTTGGTCCTACAACAGACCTTATCAAATCTTTCATTTGTGTGGATGGTAATGCCTGGCAGAATTCTACAGAAGCTGCTGCCAACGATTTTACTTTATCCAAAATGATTCAAACCCGTGATTCCCGCTTTGAGGCAACATTTTATACAACCAAGCCTACCAACAAAAACCGGGCTTCTTATTGGTATATCAATAAGTTTTTGCCTAGAAGCGTTGCGGCTACCGTAGAAGCTGGTGGTGCTCCACCTGCAGAATTTACCAGCAGTAAAAATCAAACCGATTATCCTGTATTTCGCTATGCAGAAGCCCTGTTAAACTGGGTAGAGGCTAAAGCCGAGTTGGGTACCGCCAGTCAGGGAGATATTGATAAATCGATCAACAAGATCAGAAACAGGCCACTGGCGCAGGAGGCTATTGACAAAGGGGTTAAGAAAACCGCTTCATTGAATTTAGCAACTTTGCCAAATGATCCTAAACGTGACCCTGGTGTTGATGCATTATTGTGGGAAATCAGAAGAGAGCGCCGAATGGAATTTGCGTTTGAGTATGGCCGCTATGAGGACTTAAAACGCTGGGGCAAATTAGCATATATGGATACCGATGCGAACAAGGATTTGTTGTCTGGCGGTTGGGTGAACTTTCCAACAGAATTGCCTGGAGAATTAGTCGATGCCAAAAAAGGCCAGATAGGTGTTGTAACTATGGCTGGTACAGTAGTTAATTATGATGGAGCGAATGGTGCACAAATGAAAGGTTTTTTCCGCAGCCCGACTACAAACGGCCGCTTGCCTTTCTTAAACTTGGGCAATGTAAATCCCTACCTGAGCCCCGTAGGAAGAGTGCAGATGGATGATTATAAAGCCAAAGGCTATGTGCTGCAGCAAACAGCTGGCTGGCCCCAGGAATAA
- a CDS encoding DUF4623 domain-containing protein — protein sequence MVNYIKKYWIIVASMMLVFITSCTKDYPKNVDSPDEVVLKSIKIVNAGAAGNTVVQGMIDEDKKTVSFPRLDVLTDFSKIRFEAEMSNGATLDQSSYAFDFGDGESVKAKVVKVVNNKRFREYMVTLRKLVPVFGADFSKAEIYDYTNNPLGNPIYPGFVSLNTRGTGFDGQRVLIVTRATGGSHLLDVSELKQNKVSPIKLNLTGVVGGTLDVNVGAQVKGHTYIANLSGGLTSPFRIYHWTDPSAAPQVIADLNIASIPGAGTRHGDNMSVNLDENGNGFMYFGDNAVSKILRLTVTNYTTISGPTVLPNASGSSYVMSFNRVGNTGDYIYTGYDAPIRVANESAVISYTLPTSAAVPNRGCDARVVTFNGERYLIMTTAARGAQDATVLYVYDITKGSTITEALQLFDAKVDKAAIFQYSLFGTVNTTPSTQTGWYVTKDAEGKDDKLTLYTASADAGFVIIDFPKKKMDD from the coding sequence ATGGTAAACTATATAAAAAAGTATTGGATCATAGTAGCTTCTATGATGCTGGTATTTATCACATCCTGTACAAAGGATTATCCAAAGAATGTGGATTCACCCGATGAAGTGGTACTAAAATCCATTAAGATTGTAAATGCTGGTGCAGCTGGAAATACGGTGGTACAGGGTATGATAGATGAAGACAAAAAAACTGTCTCCTTCCCGCGACTGGATGTATTAACGGATTTTAGCAAGATCCGTTTTGAGGCTGAAATGTCGAATGGAGCCACGCTTGACCAGTCGTCATACGCATTTGATTTTGGCGATGGGGAATCTGTTAAGGCAAAGGTGGTTAAAGTGGTCAACAACAAGCGATTTCGTGAATACATGGTAACACTGAGGAAATTGGTGCCAGTATTTGGTGCCGATTTCTCAAAAGCGGAAATATATGACTACACAAATAATCCATTGGGTAATCCGATTTATCCTGGCTTTGTTTCGCTTAACACTAGGGGAACTGGTTTTGATGGGCAGCGTGTATTGATTGTGACAAGGGCTACAGGTGGGTCACACTTGTTAGACGTGAGTGAGCTTAAACAAAATAAGGTTTCACCTATTAAGCTCAATCTTACAGGTGTAGTAGGCGGAACCTTGGATGTGAATGTAGGTGCACAAGTAAAAGGACATACTTATATCGCTAACTTATCTGGTGGGTTGACTTCACCTTTTAGAATCTATCATTGGACAGATCCCAGCGCTGCGCCTCAGGTAATTGCTGACTTGAATATAGCTTCTATTCCAGGAGCCGGCACACGTCATGGTGATAATATGTCAGTAAACCTTGATGAAAATGGTAACGGATTCATGTATTTTGGTGATAATGCAGTTTCTAAAATCCTGCGCTTAACTGTTACCAACTATACTACCATTTCAGGTCCAACTGTATTACCCAATGCCAGTGGTTCATCGTATGTGATGTCGTTTAATCGAGTGGGTAATACTGGCGATTACATTTATACTGGTTATGATGCACCAATTCGCGTAGCAAACGAATCGGCGGTAATCTCTTATACTTTACCTACTAGCGCGGCTGTCCCTAACAGAGGTTGTGATGCTCGTGTGGTTACCTTTAATGGAGAGCGTTATTTAATTATGACAACTGCCGCTAGAGGGGCACAGGACGCTACGGTATTGTATGTATATGATATTACCAAAGGCAGCACAATTACAGAGGCGTTGCAACTGTTTGATGCCAAAGTTGATAAGGCCGCAATATTCCAGTATTCGCTTTTTGGTACTGTTAACACCACTCCATCTACTCAAACTGGTTGGTATGTGACCAAAGATGCAGAAGGCAAAGATGACAAACTCACTTTGTATACTGCTTCTGCCGATGCGGGCTTTGTAATAATAGATTTCCCAAAAAAGAAGATGGACGATTAA
- a CDS encoding glycoside hydrolase family 10 protein: MRAAWMATVFGLDWPEGKYTVDAQKKHYTDYLDKFKELNMNAVFVQVKGMGDAFYSSPYEPWSAAITGARGTDPSYDVLKFMIDEAHARGMEFHAWMNPYRIATRAGTSTSYPALHSSVKPEWVVSHEKIQIYNPAVPEVRQRLADIVKDVITKYNVDGIHFDDYFYPDPSSAGQMVADDADYQKYGAGYSSKEDFRRGNVDQAIKGVHDVIVATKPEVVFSISPAPDPDYNFKTLFADVKKWCEQGWLDVVIPQLYQEIGNASNDFQARLNWWSQYNYKATLMVGHGYYKFGDGTSPSAFQSTTELGKQFDMTRKNKKVVGNLLYSAKYIPLNKIGITTKLAELFKSPSVIPFLGRNVAAAPAEAASVRIEGSTLKWSTTGNVRSVVYYFADLTKEAVVVAITDKNELSITSAGNYSVSTINVDNQESKPSNTVKKN; this comes from the coding sequence ATGCGAGCTGCTTGGATGGCTACTGTTTTTGGCCTCGACTGGCCGGAAGGAAAGTATACAGTTGATGCACAAAAAAAGCATTACACCGATTATTTAGACAAGTTTAAAGAGCTAAATATGAATGCGGTCTTTGTGCAGGTAAAGGGAATGGGGGATGCTTTTTACAGCTCTCCTTACGAGCCTTGGAGTGCAGCCATCACAGGAGCCAGAGGTACTGACCCAAGCTATGATGTACTTAAGTTTATGATAGACGAAGCGCATGCTCGGGGTATGGAGTTTCATGCATGGATGAATCCTTATCGTATTGCTACGCGAGCAGGAACAAGTACATCTTATCCTGCACTCCATTCATCCGTAAAACCGGAATGGGTGGTTAGTCATGAAAAGATCCAGATCTATAACCCGGCTGTTCCAGAGGTAAGACAACGCCTTGCGGATATTGTAAAAGATGTGATCACCAAGTACAATGTGGATGGAATACATTTCGATGATTATTTCTATCCAGATCCATCATCAGCCGGACAAATGGTGGCTGATGATGCCGACTATCAGAAATACGGCGCAGGGTATTCATCAAAAGAGGACTTTAGAAGAGGAAATGTAGATCAAGCTATTAAAGGAGTGCACGATGTTATCGTGGCCACAAAGCCGGAAGTAGTATTTTCTATTTCTCCAGCACCAGATCCGGATTATAACTTCAAAACATTGTTTGCAGACGTTAAAAAATGGTGTGAACAAGGATGGCTGGATGTGGTGATTCCGCAATTGTACCAGGAAATAGGAAATGCGTCTAATGATTTTCAGGCACGTTTAAACTGGTGGTCTCAATATAACTATAAAGCAACCTTAATGGTGGGGCATGGTTATTACAAATTCGGAGACGGTACTTCACCTTCTGCTTTTCAATCTACTACCGAATTAGGCAAGCAATTCGACATGACCAGGAAGAATAAAAAAGTAGTAGGCAATCTTTTGTATAGCGCCAAATACATTCCGCTGAATAAAATTGGAATTACGACCAAGCTCGCGGAACTGTTTAAGTCTCCATCTGTGATACCTTTTTTAGGACGCAATGTAGCAGCTGCTCCGGCCGAAGCCGCAAGCGTAAGAATAGAAGGCAGCACCCTAAAATGGAGTACAACAGGTAATGTGCGATCTGTTGTTTATTATTTTGCTGATCTCACTAAGGAAGCAGTGGTTGTTGCTATTACAGATAAAAATGAATTATCGATTACTTCTGCTGGCAACTATAGCGTTTCTACCATTAATGTAGATAACCAGGAAAGCAAACCTTCCAATACGGTAAAGAAAAATTAA
- a CDS encoding IS110 family transposase, producing the protein MRKIVKQVAGIDVAAKELVVTLGRMYDDWTPETYASKSFANNQKGFLSLVLWVKKLTGAVEAVRYVMEATGVYHEALAYFLEAQGHPLTIVLPSKISNYFKTLDVKSVTDTTAAEAIARFGLERKLDNWKKPNAVFKKLRQLTRERDQVVEARTVAKNQLHAEAAEAEPGPNTVARLKKQIAFFNKQEKEIKEEIRALVKADPQVSQAVDIMSTLPGVGSLTAAIVLAETNGFELVRNKRQLSSYAGLDVKEKQSGTSVKGKPRISKKGNKQLRKAMHLPALAAIRHAPRFKAVYARLVARHGIKMKAAVAVQRKLLEIMYVMYKTKTPYQKEYVPKIAEENQAAA; encoded by the coding sequence ATGAGAAAAATTGTAAAGCAGGTAGCGGGCATTGATGTCGCTGCCAAAGAGCTGGTTGTAACCTTGGGACGGATGTATGATGACTGGACGCCCGAGACCTATGCCAGCAAGTCCTTTGCCAACAATCAAAAAGGCTTTCTAAGCCTGGTTTTGTGGGTAAAGAAGCTGACCGGTGCGGTTGAAGCCGTGCGTTATGTCATGGAGGCGACCGGGGTCTATCATGAGGCGCTGGCTTATTTTCTGGAGGCCCAGGGTCACCCGCTCACCATTGTGTTACCCAGCAAGATCAGCAACTATTTTAAAACACTTGACGTCAAATCGGTTACCGATACCACCGCCGCCGAAGCCATTGCCCGGTTTGGATTGGAACGGAAACTCGATAACTGGAAAAAGCCCAACGCCGTGTTCAAAAAGCTCCGGCAGTTAACCCGTGAGCGCGATCAGGTTGTTGAGGCCCGCACCGTGGCCAAGAATCAACTGCATGCCGAGGCCGCTGAAGCGGAACCTGGCCCAAACACAGTGGCCCGGTTGAAAAAACAAATTGCCTTTTTCAATAAGCAGGAAAAAGAAATCAAAGAAGAGATCAGGGCCCTGGTAAAAGCCGACCCACAGGTCAGCCAGGCTGTTGACATCATGAGCACCCTGCCCGGCGTGGGTTCCTTAACCGCCGCCATTGTGCTGGCCGAGACCAATGGTTTTGAACTGGTCCGCAATAAACGGCAATTAAGCAGCTACGCCGGCCTGGATGTAAAAGAAAAGCAATCGGGCACTTCCGTCAAAGGCAAGCCCCGGATCTCCAAAAAGGGAAACAAGCAATTGCGAAAAGCCATGCACCTGCCGGCACTGGCGGCCATACGCCACGCCCCACGATTTAAAGCCGTCTATGCCAGGCTGGTCGCAAGGCATGGCATAAAAATGAAGGCAGCCGTAGCGGTACAAAGAAAACTGTTAGAGATCATGTATGTGATGTATAAAACCAAGACGCCTTACCAGAAAGAGTATGTACCCAAAATAGCCGAAGAAAATCAGGCGGCCGCCTAA
- a CDS encoding serine hydrolase domain-containing protein — translation MRFSTFLLLGFVAIGTTTSYAQSAQPLAVHNSYQPPVFTDAKRIEKIKATQAVIDQLYKEHATNNHFPGMVYGVVVDGQLLYTGTAGITDITTKTPVTTQTDFRIASMSKSFTAMAIMQLRDKGKLQLDEPAAKYIPELKKITYPTSDAPVITIRHLLNHMGGFPQDDPWADRQLAATDQELLDVVKRDPAFSSGPGLQYEYSNLGFALLGKIVANVSGKTYQQYITENIWKPLGMDHTYWEYTKVPAGQLAKGHRWINGAWRDEPLLHDGAYGAMGGVITTLEDFSKYMALHMSAWPARTAKESVVLKRSSLREMQQPGVVGALNAAYKYPSGRSCPTVAGYAFGLRWTKDCEGRVQVGHSGGLPGFGSNWTILPDYGVGVVCFANVTYAPTATLNIRVLDTLISLAQLKPRQLIASPVLKERKEQLAKLLPNWKGAEQSGLFSGNFFKDFPIDSLRKEASALFAKAGNIVRVGEIVPENQLRGSFIIEGTNTDIEVYFTLMPDNPPLIQDYRLRERSKK, via the coding sequence ATGCGTTTTTCTACTTTTTTACTCCTCGGTTTTGTTGCTATTGGCACCACTACTTCTTATGCCCAGTCGGCCCAACCTTTAGCTGTGCACAATAGCTATCAGCCGCCGGTATTTACTGATGCTAAGCGTATTGAAAAGATAAAGGCCACACAAGCAGTGATTGATCAATTGTATAAAGAACATGCAACGAACAATCACTTCCCGGGTATGGTATATGGTGTAGTAGTAGACGGACAACTGCTGTACACCGGTACGGCTGGAATTACGGATATAACAACGAAGACACCAGTAACTACACAAACCGATTTCCGTATTGCTTCCATGAGCAAGAGCTTTACGGCCATGGCCATTATGCAGCTGCGTGATAAAGGCAAGTTGCAACTGGATGAACCCGCAGCCAAGTATATCCCTGAATTAAAGAAGATCACCTACCCCACTAGTGATGCACCGGTTATTACCATCCGTCATTTACTCAATCATATGGGCGGCTTTCCGCAAGATGATCCATGGGCAGATCGCCAGCTGGCAGCTACCGACCAAGAGTTGTTAGATGTAGTAAAAAGAGATCCAGCGTTTTCCAGTGGGCCGGGCTTGCAGTATGAATACAGTAACCTGGGTTTTGCTTTACTGGGAAAGATTGTAGCAAACGTTTCAGGAAAAACCTATCAACAATACATAACAGAAAATATCTGGAAGCCCTTAGGCATGGATCACACCTATTGGGAGTATACCAAGGTACCAGCAGGACAACTGGCGAAAGGCCACCGCTGGATCAACGGCGCCTGGAGAGACGAGCCTTTGCTACATGATGGCGCCTATGGCGCTATGGGCGGAGTGATCACCACACTGGAAGACTTTAGTAAATACATGGCCCTGCATATGAGCGCCTGGCCGGCACGTACTGCTAAAGAAAGTGTTGTATTGAAGCGCAGCTCACTACGCGAGATGCAACAGCCCGGAGTGGTGGGTGCGTTGAATGCAGCGTATAAATATCCCAGTGGGCGCAGCTGTCCTACGGTGGCAGGCTATGCCTTTGGCCTGCGCTGGACCAAGGACTGTGAAGGGCGTGTGCAGGTAGGACATAGCGGTGGCTTGCCCGGCTTTGGCAGCAACTGGACGATCTTACCAGATTATGGCGTAGGTGTAGTTTGCTTTGCCAATGTAACCTATGCCCCTACAGCTACACTGAACATACGGGTACTAGATACGTTGATCTCTTTAGCGCAATTGAAACCGCGCCAATTAATTGCGTCTCCCGTATTAAAAGAGCGCAAAGAGCAGTTGGCAAAACTGTTACCTAATTGGAAGGGAGCCGAGCAAAGTGGCCTTTTCTCTGGAAACTTCTTTAAGGACTTTCCGATTGACTCCCTTCGGAAAGAGGCGAGTGCCTTGTTTGCCAAGGCGGGCAATATTGTTCGTGTAGGAGAAATAGTGCCGGAGAACCAACTGCGTGGTAGCTTTATAATTGAAGGAACGAACACTGATATTGAAGTGTACTTTACGCTGATGCCGGATAACCCGCCGTTGATACAGGATTACCGCTTGCGTGAGCGGTCAAAGAAATAA